From Candidatus Poribacteria bacterium:
GCGCAGCGGAAGCACTGCCTGGCGTCAAAGCCGCTATCCCGCTGATTGAACCGGGGAAAAAGGTGCGCTTTGAAGGGCAAGAGATCGCTGCGGTCGCCGCTATCACTCCCGACATCGCGGAAGACGCGGTTCGATTGATTCAATATGACTATGATGAATTGGACTATGTCGTCGATGTTGAGGAGGCAAAAGCGGAAGGCGCACCCCAAATTCGTGACGATTGGACGGGCAACCAGAGTGAAGCACGAGTTGACGAACGTGGGGATCTCGAGGCGGGCTTCGCCGAAGCCGCTATCGAGGTTGAAGCGACCTACCACGCGGCGGTTCAAACCCATGTCTGTCTGGAAACGCATGGACATGTTGCCGAATGGGAAGGGGATAACCTGACCGTTTGGGCTTCGACGCAGGCGGTCTTTGGCACACGCCAAAACCTCGCACGGCATTTTGAGCTGCCCGAAAATCAGGTGCGTGTCATCACCGAACACATGGGAGGTGGCTTTGGCAGTAAGTTCGGTCCCGGAGTGGAAGGGGTCACCGCTGCGAAGCTGGCACGAAAGGCGGGCGCACCTGTTAAACTAATGTTGACGCGTAAGGATGAGCACCTCGTTGCCGGCAACCGTCCGTCGATGACACAGAAGGTACGCGCGGGCGCAACGCAAGATGGTCGCTTCATCGCTTACGACATGAGCGGCTACGGCACAGGCGGCATCGGTAGTGGGGCAGGTTTCACCGGTCCCTATGTCTATCACGTTCCAAACTACCGAACTGAAAAATCTGCTGTCGCAATCAACGCGGGCAATGCTCGTGCCATGCGCGCGCCGGGTCATCCACAGGGTGCCTTCGCCATGGATTCGTTGATGGACGAACTTGCTGAAAAACTGAACATGGATCCGCTAGAGTTCCGCCGCATAAACAGTGATAGCGATGCACGACGAAATAGGATTCGTCAAGGCGAATATACGCTCGGCGCACAGGAGATTGGTTGGCACCGACGCAACAGAATCCCAGGATCCGGCACAGGTATCAAGAAACGTGGCATCGGTATGGGTTGCGGATTGTGGGGTGGTGGCGGCGGGGCGGGAACACAAGCCCGTGTGACCATCCACGCAAGCGGCGCTGTCGAAGCGATCACCGGCACGCAAGATATCGGCACAGCAATCCGGACGGTTATCGCCATTATCGTTGCGGAAGAACTTGGGCTGCGTCCCGAAGACATTACGGTCAAAATCGGCGATACCGAACCGGGGTTGCCTTCCCGCGGAAGTGGGGGTAGCCAGACAATCGGCTCTGTAGCGCCGGTGATAAAGACCGCAGCGATGGCAGCCAAGCGTAAACTCTTTGGGCATATCGCACCGCTGGTAGAAGCGGTACCGGGAGATCTACGCGCTGCTGGTGGTCGGATTTACACCGAATCAGATTTAAGGATGAGTATTCCGTGGAAAGAGGCGACGGGGTATCTCGGCATGGAAACCATCTCCGAAGGTGGTGAATGGGACGAAAACCTCCGCGTCGGTGATACCGCTGGCGTACAGTTTGCCGAGGTCGAAGTTGACACAGAAACTGGAATTGTCAAGGTTATCAAGATTGTCGCCATCCAAGACTGTGGTTTGGTGGTCAACCGTCTGACGACTGAGAGCCAGATCAATGGCGCGGTCATCATGGGATTGGGCTATGCGCTGTTTGAGGAGCGCATCATGGATGATCAGACCGGCAAGATGATTAACCCGAACCTTGAGGATTACAAAATCCCCGGCACGATGGAGATTCCTGAGATTAAATCCATCGCATACGATACCGACCGGAAAATAACGGGAATCGGAGAACCGCCGACAATCCCGACAGCAGGCGCAATTGCAAACGCTGTCTATAATGCAATCGGTGTCCGTATCCGGGAAATCCCGATTACACCGGACAGAGTCCTCAACGCTCTCGGTTAGTGGAAAAGGAAGGAGATGAAAAGATGGAAAATTTTGCTTATGTCAACGCAGCAGATGTCGAGCAGGTTCCTTCGTTATTGAGCGATGACTGGAGCGAGACAAAAATGATCGCGGGAGGAACGGATCTCCTCGGCGAACTGAAGGAGTACATTGAAACGCCGAAGAAGGTGGTCAACCTCAAATCTATCCCCGGTCTGGATGAGATTAAGGCGGACGCATCGGGCTTAACCATCGGTGCGCTTGTGACACTCGCTGACATCGCTGCAAACCCAACCATT
This genomic window contains:
- a CDS encoding xanthine dehydrogenase family protein molybdopterin-binding subunit, yielding MASWGKARDSRLIGKRIARLSGADKVTGKAKYTFDINRPGMLYGYILRSPVAHATITGIDLSAAEALPGVKAAIPLIEPGKKVRFEGQEIAAVAAITPDIAEDAVRLIQYDYDELDYVVDVEEAKAEGAPQIRDDWTGNQSEARVDERGDLEAGFAEAAIEVEATYHAAVQTHVCLETHGHVAEWEGDNLTVWASTQAVFGTRQNLARHFELPENQVRVITEHMGGGFGSKFGPGVEGVTAAKLARKAGAPVKLMLTRKDEHLVAGNRPSMTQKVRAGATQDGRFIAYDMSGYGTGGIGSGAGFTGPYVYHVPNYRTEKSAVAINAGNARAMRAPGHPQGAFAMDSLMDELAEKLNMDPLEFRRINSDSDARRNRIRQGEYTLGAQEIGWHRRNRIPGSGTGIKKRGIGMGCGLWGGGGGAGTQARVTIHASGAVEAITGTQDIGTAIRTVIAIIVAEELGLRPEDITVKIGDTEPGLPSRGSGGSQTIGSVAPVIKTAAMAAKRKLFGHIAPLVEAVPGDLRAAGGRIYTESDLRMSIPWKEATGYLGMETISEGGEWDENLRVGDTAGVQFAEVEVDTETGIVKVIKIVAIQDCGLVVNRLTTESQINGAVIMGLGYALFEERIMDDQTGKMINPNLEDYKIPGTMEIPEIKSIAYDTDRKITGIGEPPTIPTAGAIANAVYNAIGVRIREIPITPDRVLNALG